ACAAATTAAACAAGGATAGAATAGTAGATTTACTTAATTTCTTAGTGCAcatgaaatgaataataatgACATTTAAATAGAAACGTTGGAGTAAtattattaatagtaataaGTTAGGATGAGTAGCTGAACAAACAAGCCTAGAGTCATGGATGTCTCACTGATCACTacttcatccttcttttgacaTGTATTTTTTAACCATATTAAAATGAGAACAAGtccaaattaaaatatttttatctactatttagatttaaattttaaaatattaattaatttaaatataattaatcatTTGTATTATTACGTTAAGAATTTTGGAAAGATGATCCTTCAGTGCATTAATGATTAATCAGTTACtccattatttttgttttggtcAACCTTAGTAAatattttgagattattttcccataattttttcaaccaaaaagtaattaattaaaatctcCGTGGCGttacataaagaaaatatgaagagcctcatttttcattattacatTTCACCATCATAATATAGAGAGCATATCCCTATGCTTTTTCTTCTGTCAGTTTCGTTCTCCACAATTATGGCTTTGTTATCTCAGCCAATTCTCAAAACAAACTTAcagattttttagttttctttatataccctttcttctttcattttttttttcttctaataataataaaaaaaagtcttcTCACCACTCTCCTCTGTTTTTATGGGTCCTCACCAAaacatttcttctttatttctcattttCTCCGTACTCTTCGTTGTCGCCGCCGCCGATTGCTCTAATGGAACATGCAAGGTACGATTTCTCatgttataaattcaaaatttagagTCGATACGATTAAAAACAACGATTAATTTACGTATTTGTATATGTTTCATCAATTGAAGAAAGCGAGTGTGGTCGATCGTACTCATATGCCGATGCTtctgttttcaattttttttctcccaACTTTTGGTTtccaattaatttatttaccgGTAgacgaattcaaaatttaattttttctcgaATGTTTTATTCAGCTCGATGATAAATGCTCATCAGACGCAGATTGTGGGCCTGGGCTTTATTGTTTGTCTTGTGCTCTATCTTTTCAAGGCCACAGATGTGTTCGATCAACTGGCACTGATCCGTTTAAGTTAGTGGTACGTATTATAAAATTGGGCTTATATTGGAACTGGGCTAGTGAATTATGATTGGgcttatgttttattttgtgtggGCTTACAGAATAGTTCTTTGCCATTCAACAAGTATGCATTTTTGACGACCCATAATGCTTTTTCAATTGAGGGAGAGCCATCACATACAGGGATACCCAGAATAACCCCCACCAATCAAGAAGATAATATTACTCAACAACTCAATGTATGTCATTTCatctaattaaatcaaaattgatttaattaaatattgtttttatgCTCGAATCGGGtgagttttaacttttatttacttaattatgtcTTTTTATTAACGTGTTAATGTTTCAGAATGGTGTTCGGGGTTTAATGCTTGATACTTATGATTTCGACGGGGATATATGGTTGTGTCACTCATTCGGAGGCGAATGTCATGACTATACGGCATTTGTAAGTTCTATTTTATTCGTCATATTTACATCAAAATcgattatatttatatgtgttGAAATTTGGCCTAGTAGGAACCAGCAATTGACACATTGAAGGAAATAGAAGCGTTTTTATCAGCAAATCCATCAGAAATTGTGACTTTAATCTTGGAAGATTATGTAGAGACTCCAAATGGTTTGACCAAAGTGTTTACAGATGCAGGACTAATGAAATATTGGTTTCCTGTGGCAAAAATGCCTAAAGGTGGTCAAGATTGGCCACTAGTGAGTGACATGGTGACTAATAACCAAAGACTAATTGTTTTTACTTCTGTCAAATCCAAAGAACAGAGTGAAGGGATTGCTTACCAATGGAATTACATGGTCGAAAACCAATGTAAGTAAAATAAGTCGATTATACCCTCAAACTGTGAGTGTACACGAATAATATGATTGACCATTATGGAATGTGCAGATGGGGATGGTGGAATGGAAAAAGGCAATTGCCCTAATCGCGCAGAATCGTCACCAATGAATGATAAAAGTAAATCATTGGTGTTGGTAAATTACTTTAGGACACTTCCATTGAAGCCATTAGCTTGTGTTCAAAACTCGGGGAACCTCCTTGACATGCTTATGACTTGTCACGATACTGCTGCTAATCGCTGGGCTAATTTTATCGCTGTTGATTTTTACAAGGTAcactacattttttaaaaaaccatatttaatttttaatttcaaagcCCATGgactaactttttttttttttttaattataaataaatgatacaGAGAAGTGATGGAGGAGGTGCATTTTTAGCAACAGATACCCTCAATGGGCAGCTGTTATGCAATTGTAGCGATGTACATTCTTGTGCGGTGAGTAGACGTTAAAATTAATTGTGACTAATTTTTCATATACTCTATAACTATGTTTACGAAAACAATAAATTCAGTATAATCGAGTAGCGAAGGGCGCAAATATGTGATTGATGTCAATTTTTGATTATTTACAGAAGGGATCTACACCAGGAAGCTGCACTCGATCATGATCAGGAAAATtaataatctttaaaaaaaataagcaaattactttccttttaattttaatctgTAGGAAAAAATGATGGGCATAGTTACTTGTCGATGATCATGGAATTGTTGTGTATGatataaacaacaaattttCAAAGATGCATTTTGTATGTTTGAagagagaaaatataaataaacagaAAAATATCTGTTTTATCCCTTATTCTTGTGGTAAATGATCTACTAATGCAATGTTATTCTCTATGATATTAAGTCATAATTCGTTATAATCCTGTCCAAGTCGCCCAATTTTGGATAGATTATAAACCTGTTCATTTAGTAGCTCTgacattttaatcaaaattttaattaatatcaaCACAAATTAGTTcataaaaatgttattaataaaaatatttttaattgatatgttatatataatcataatatagaaaaatatactaattatattttttcaagagAAGAAATAAAGCAATTACAAAAGATGGTAAGAATTGGACGGATTTGATATTGACTCTTCTATTAAACTCATTTCAACCCAAATAGTTTTTAGGGAAAAGAGTCTGATATAcacctcaactttgtcatttagactTAATATACctcttgttatgaaagtggctcatatatacccctacttgtaaacaaatgactcacatatatacccttttcctctaacggaaatgaaaaaaaaaatttaatctaaatttttattttttttttccaaaaagtataattccatatgagtaaatttaatcctcgtcaaatatattttttttgactttttttttgtttcaatgactaatttataattattattttgataatcaaatttatttatgttttactaatattcttgtaaaacttattgtagatgaccaaatttcttcttcgaatacaaaattaaattaaaatacacacaaaaaaaatagtttaattttttttctttaaactaaggaatgaaagaaaaaaataaaataagaataagaaactcaaataattataataaaagaaatcaaaaaataatttatgtatgaaaaaattaaaatataccttaaactttgatgaagaattatatataccactaaataattttttttaaaaaaaattaggagtaataaatataaatttaaaattaatttattaacttccgttaaatgaagggtatagtGAGCCATTTCGTAACGGCAGgagtatatgtgagccgtttgtataacagTAAGGACATATATGAGCTACTTTTATAACGAAAGGTATATCAATTTTACAtaacaaagttgagggatatatcagacccttttccctggTTTTTAAATGAAGAGAGTGCTATTTTCTCAACGAAATTTGGGGTTATTTATGAAATCTGGCAGTGCAACTGGCCGCACTCAGTAGCAGTATCATTGCTGGGCCACTTTCAAGATTGGCCCAATGATAATCATTTAAATCACATCAAatcaatattatataataattgacATTCAATATTCttatttagaataaaaaatagtaatataatataaaatcttTGATTACAATTATGCTCAATCTTTGATACTCAATGATCACACCATAATACTATGATGTTATGATTCAACAACGTTCTGTACACCATTAACATTATTGATGAcaacttgtatttgtttttagtcatcaatataatttttttaacgtGACCAAATTTATCATTAGGAGCTGTAAATTAAAGATGAGAATCGTAACACAATAAAAAAGGTATAACTCATGATTAAACAATTATACTTTTTGTACATGAAGTACTTAAGTGGTCTCATGAATTTTGTTGATGTTCAATGAGATAGAAACACGTACAACTGGCATGACATAATCTATAATAtccataataaaaatttaagattactaCAAACactaactttattttttattttttataatgtcaAAATAGGAAGCACACTGTTTTGTGTGAGGCATGGGGTACATAATGCATCAATTTGGGTTTTGAATTAtgcattatatattataattatatttattaagtcataatagaagtattttttttaaaaaaagaatatttacgTTACAAAATTAAAGCATTTGTTGGTGGACTACTCAATGATTCATAcctctatattattattatattattatcttCAATAATATAGTTCTCTTTTTCTATGGATAACTTGAACCGCATTCCtcatatgtatttatttatttatataattataattgacATCTTCTCTTTGATTCTTctccatttaatttaataatatccTATAATATGTGATACCATTACCATTTGAGAAGTCAAATGGTTTTTCCTTGATTCTGGACTTCTGGtatttgaaatatctttttaatattttcaattatcagaaattgtgatttatagtattttaataatagattaatatgaatttttttgaaaaatataaatcataacgaagtgttaaaattataaatacaacaCCAATTTTATCCTTCAGTTCGTCCAGATCACATGCCAACAAATATAGAGATggagaattatgattttcattatgAGTGCCAACAACAAAGCTATATTGTTTATACTATCATTCGAAcactaaattaagaaaaaagttgTTTGATTCACTAATAAAATAGATTGGTTAGGATTTGATACTTTAGAATTGTTGTGGGGAGAACTAATAACCACAAGTCACAACATATCTAGTTAAGGAGATATACGATGtctttgttttactttttcCCGCCAAAGAGACTGTTATCAATAGATCTATTCGGAGAATTATTCCGAGATAGTTTTTATAAgagattttaattttcttataaaacaTTTACAAGAATTCCTGTTGGGTATTCACCTAGGTATTGAATAAGGGCTAGAGTTTATAAAgtttattttacataaattatagaggaacaataattatattaatcagACTTAACAGGCTTGAAATGGGAGAGTGCATGCAATTATAGGGATAATGAAAGCTTATAAATTAGTTCCTATGACcgaaagagaaataaaaatagcTTGAGTATCACATGTATATATGCTTTATATATAGTCGTTAAATTAACTGACTATCTCATCTAAAACTTAAGTTATCAGCAAgaacatattttaaattatatggtTTATTATATGTCTCTATTACCTTAAGGAAACATATGCAATTAATTCGTCGAAATATTGCTACTTGAAGCTAATGTACTTTGGCACTTAACATCTGATATATACAATGTTTAAAGAGGTGACACTTTCAAATTAATTGTTAAAGCGATAGATATCAGATTACATGTAACGATTCGAAACTCTAAACCCTTATTGCCAGATTAATTAAGCATAGAGAAACTTCTTATGAATCTTCATTCTTGATTAAGGTGTGGAGCATGTGATTAGGTGGGTTTTCAGGTATCTAACACATGCTACAAGTCCTATTTATAATCTAGTATTAATTACTATCatccatatatattttaaaatcaataaataatacTACTAGCTACAAAAGTATAAGGCATCAGATCAACATGATTAACCTAACATTAATTGGTAGTAGtatgagttaattaattaattaaaataaagtggATCGACTACTTTTTAAGCGTTTTGCTTCGTTCGATTTTTCTCTTTGCAAGAATAGTGGGTTTCATGTTATTGGTAGATAcgatattatatataatatgtgcctcgttaatatttttaaaaccatattctaaaaacaaatatattaatattatcgtTTGTTTCTTCCAATATTTTCGCAGCCGTTTGCTTAGACTTTTGTTTAGtccttttatatatttttttaaagttcatTGACTATAGTGAGCAATGGGTAACATGCAatctactactactactacctAACTTATATATTTATTGCGTAAAGAATGTTTTGAGCACAGAAATACCTTAAA
This window of the Solanum pennellii chromosome 2, SPENNV200 genome carries:
- the LOC107009423 gene encoding PI-PLC X domain-containing protein At5g67130; translated protein: MGPHQNISSLFLIFSVLFVVAAADCSNGTCKLDDKCSSDADCGPGLYCLSCALSFQGHRCVRSTGTDPFKLVNSSLPFNKYAFLTTHNAFSIEGEPSHTGIPRITPTNQEDNITQQLNNGVRGLMLDTYDFDGDIWLCHSFGGECHDYTAFEPAIDTLKEIEAFLSANPSEIVTLILEDYVETPNGLTKVFTDAGLMKYWFPVAKMPKGGQDWPLVSDMVTNNQRLIVFTSVKSKEQSEGIAYQWNYMVENQYGDGGMEKGNCPNRAESSPMNDKSKSLVLVNYFRTLPLKPLACVQNSGNLLDMLMTCHDTAANRWANFIAVDFYKRSDGGGAFLATDTLNGQLLCNCSDVHSCAKGSTPGSCTRS